The Maridesulfovibrio hydrothermalis AM13 = DSM 14728 DNA window TCATCAACCCCCACCAAAACCGTAGGCATGGAATCAATTGTATTTTTAAGCAAGTTACGCAAACGTCCCAGTTCATCTTCAGCCATCACGCGCTCAGTTGCGTCGGAGGCAATACCAAGATAATGCGTCACCTCTCCATTATCATCGCGAACAAGAACAGTACTGTCTTCAATCCAATACACACGTCCAGTGGGATCAATTATGCGATACTTCTGTAAAAAATGGTCTGTCCCGGACTGGATATAATAATCCATTTCCTTACCGACTTTTTCGATATCTTCAGGATGGATCACATCAATATATTTAAGTTTCCCAGATAAAAAATCCTCAGCCTTCAGGCCAATCTGGGACACATTCTGAGAAACAACCTCAACAGGCCACCCCTCTTCGTTCCTCCACTTGAAAAGAACCACCGGACTTTTCTCGACGATCATATTAGACTCTTTAAGAGCCTCTTCAACCTTTTTGCGTTCAGCTATATCCCTGATCAGATTAAGACGCATCTCGTTAAACGCCTGCGCCACCTTATCAATTTCATCCGGCTTTCTATGCCTTCCACGCCGCTTAAGCACCAACTCCCGGTCAAGATTGTTAATATCCATTTCCTGAGCATACTCAGCCATAGCCTGCAAATGACGGGTAACCATATAATGGATAATCATCAGAATAAAAAGAGCGACAAGAAAAGTTTTAACACCCTGCGTAAGCAATACAACAAAAACCCGTAAACGAAGCCTTTTGAAAACATTATCAAGACCTGCAACGGCCTTAAGCTGCCCGACCTCTACGCTTTTACCATCAACAACATGAATCAGCGGGTAGGTTCGTTCAATAACGTTCTTCCCATCCGGTGCAGCTCCTATAGAAGCAACAGGATCTACAGACCCGAAAGACATCTCCACAACCTCAAGATATCTCATCCCCGGTAGTTTCAATGCCCCTTCAAGCTGAATTTTCACATGATCGATATTGATATCCCAAAGGCTGGCGGCAATTGTATTTACATAGCTCTGCTCAATCTGCTCCATTCCTTTCTGGATTTCACTGACATCACTGCGGTATTCCATATAAAGCTGGACACTTGTACCGATGACTGTGAAAAAAGAACTGCAAATCAAAATATAGATCAAAAGTCTATAAGGCAGTACCTGCCCTTTTCGTATTTTCAAAAACTTGACCATAAGCTCCACCGGAAAAGATTAAGCACTTTGCTCAAAAAATAGATTTCACATCAAGCTGTATCGTAAATTATCATAAAATGATACAAAATACTAAACTATAAAGGATACTTTTCCAATTAAGCTCACTTTACTTTTAACAAAAAATAACACAGTGATCATTAATACCTTTATTTGCAGTTACCGGACATTAAGCCCGATGAAAATTCAACACTGAAAATAAGCGGAGTGGTTTCATTCCCGGTTGACAGAAATATGACCAGCCAGAATAAACATCATGCAAAAAACTGTACCTCTGTAATTACGAGGTATTGTTATGAATTATTATTTTCCATGATAATTTGCCTGTCAGTCATTCTGATCCCCTGCAATGCCAGTTCAAACAGAATAATAGAACTGAACGTATCCGATTCCAGATCGAAGCTGCAAACAACAATTGAACGGCAACACGAAACGACAAATGCACAGCTGATTCCCCCCATCCTCGCGCCTATACCGGCAAAAGAAGACGTGACCCCTCACAAAGCCGATGAAATCTCACCCTCTGACGAACTGAAAGAGATAATCCGGAGAGTTAAAAATCAAACTATCCCCGGACCTCACAAACCTAGCGGACAAAATCGGGAGGATGAAGTTTCAGAATCGACTTTGAAAATCATCAAAACCGAAGGTAAGGCTGTACAAGCCGAAGAGATACAAGCGTCTGCGGCCCTGCAGGCAGTTCTCAGGGCATATAGAAATGGCAGCCTGACATATATTCACAGAAGCTTTAAATCCGAAGACCAGCATGAGCAGAATTTTTATCATCAGCCATACACTGATATAAACCTCGAATCCATATATGACCTGACCATATTGCGAACCGGTAAAGATATCTTTTTATCTCTGGGCTACATTCCATTGGAACAGGACCGCAAAACAAATGAAGAGATTAAATCCCGAAGAATTAAAGATTTACAGCAGACTGTATACGCATTGAAATTAAAAGACGCGCGCAAAGCCTCAGCTTTGCCTTCGGAAGCAAAAGAACTTGAGCGCATCAAGACTTCCACCAAAATTCAAATACAACCGCGAAAACTGCTGGCCAAACGCATTCTCGATTTCTTCGGGATCAGACGTAAGGACGAAGTCGATAACTATGAAAAAATGGCTCGCGACTACAGGATTTATAAGCAATGGTTCAACCGCTGGGAACGTCTGGACAAATGGGTGCAGCGTAAAAAAAGCCAGCGAATCAGATTACAAATCGCAAACCCGAATGCAATCAAAAATTCAGTTGATTGCACCAATCCTGCTTTCAGGTATCTGTGCCCCGAAAAACAGCTCATGATCACCCCGTACAGTAACGGCAAAATCAAATTTTAAAGGTAAGACAGGAATCTGGTCTGCAAAACAGAAAACAACCGCTTGAGCAAAGGGCTCTTTCATAAACCATGATGGTCAACGAGGCAGCACAGTCAGACTGCTAAACACACTTCAAGCCCGGCAAAAGGGCTTAAACGAATATGACATGAACGACATTGAAAGCCGTACCAGCCTTTACTCTTTATGTTCAGCCCATTTATCAATAGCGTCTAGAAACATGAATGTTTCTGTCGATTTAATGCAGCCTACGTTAGAAAGGTCATCTACGAGAAACTGACGAAAAGCATTTCTGGATTGAACAAAAACCTCAACAAGCAAATCAAATCTTCCAGAAACGTTGATGACCGACTGCACACCGTTGACCTTGGAAATTTTCTCCATAATCGCAGGATTCGCTCTTTCTTCAAGGTTGATACCGACCATAGCGATCAGGCTGTTTTCAAAATAAAGAGGATTCACCGAAGCAGTAATGCGCAAATAATCATTTTTGA harbors:
- a CDS encoding ATP-binding protein translates to MVKFLKIRKGQVLPYRLLIYILICSSFFTVIGTSVQLYMEYRSDVSEIQKGMEQIEQSYVNTIAASLWDINIDHVKIQLEGALKLPGMRYLEVVEMSFGSVDPVASIGAAPDGKNVIERTYPLIHVVDGKSVEVGQLKAVAGLDNVFKRLRLRVFVVLLTQGVKTFLVALFILMIIHYMVTRHLQAMAEYAQEMDINNLDRELVLKRRGRHRKPDEIDKVAQAFNEMRLNLIRDIAERKKVEEALKESNMIVEKSPVVLFKWRNEEGWPVEVVSQNVSQIGLKAEDFLSGKLKYIDVIHPEDIEKVGKEMDYYIQSGTDHFLQKYRIIDPTGRVYWIEDSTVLVRDDNGEVTHYLGIASDATERVMAEDELGRLRNLLKNTIDSMPTVLVGVDEQIRINQWNKSAEEETHKTYDEVKGLYLLDVFPQLEGELDLIKQSVNELEVKEKNKVPFTHEGAVQYKNIKIYPLLESEDGRGAVVLIDDVTMKSRLEDMMIQTEKMMSVGGLAAGMAHEINNPLGAVLSGVQGTERRLSPSLKKNIEVASELGLDLNKVHQYMDQRGILGYLRGISDAGRRAARIVRNMLEFSRKSESSRTETDVKGILEKTLSLAENDYDLKKKYDFKTIEVRRDYEQGLPTVSITETEIEQVFLNIFKNAAQAMSDKDFGDELPNITLRTRKDGKFVRIEVEDNGPGMDEDVRKRVFEPFYTTKHVGLGTGLGLSVSYFIITRNHEGEFLVESEPGKGSKFIIRLPAVERLQESKS
- a CDS encoding Lrp/AsnC family transcriptional regulator produces the protein MKERPLVLDEVDRRIIEELQRNGRESYKNIARKLGVSDGTVRLRTERMIKNDYLRITASVNPLYFENSLIAMVGINLEERANPAIMEKISKVNGVQSVINVSGRFDLLVEVFVQSRNAFRQFLVDDLSNVGCIKSTETFMFLDAIDKWAEHKE